A portion of the Hyphomicrobiales bacterium genome contains these proteins:
- a CDS encoding TolC family outer membrane protein, giving the protein MGKHSDCASWLTVAVVAASFVVAGASSGQTAESLQQALASTYRDNPQLDAERARLRAIDEGVPQALSGARPTVIGGVDISREHVSTTPGTSGSFTPRSVSIGVTQPVFRGFRTLNSTRQAETLVLAGREALLNTEQNVLLDAVAAYVDVVRDLSIVSLRSNNLKVLGEQLRATQDRFSVGEVTRTDVAQGEARVSRAVSALSLADANVNSSRAIYARVIGHPPGALAQPPGIGRLLPRSLDEALSIGDTEHPAILTAMYNEQAAAYGVDVTTGELLPTVSVDAGYSKHYDPGLTTIRSENSAITARLSVPLYQAGEVSSRVRESLEVRAQRRLELALTRREVRAAVISAWGQLDAAQAQIRSDQAQVSANEVALNGVREEAKVGQRTVLDALDAEQELLDSQVALVTSRRNFVVASYALLSSIGRFSAEKLGLAVEIYDPMAHYEEVRGKWFGLGSYFDE; this is encoded by the coding sequence ATGGGGAAGCATTCGGATTGTGCGTCGTGGCTTACCGTTGCCGTCGTGGCGGCGAGTTTCGTTGTCGCGGGAGCAAGCAGCGGCCAGACGGCGGAATCGCTCCAGCAGGCGCTGGCCTCCACCTATAGGGACAATCCGCAACTCGACGCCGAGCGGGCGCGCCTGCGCGCCATTGACGAAGGCGTGCCACAGGCTCTCTCCGGCGCGCGGCCGACGGTCATCGGCGGCGTCGACATTTCCCGCGAGCATGTCTCAACGACCCCCGGCACCAGCGGCAGCTTCACGCCGCGTAGCGTCTCGATTGGCGTCACCCAGCCGGTTTTCCGCGGGTTTCGCACCCTCAATTCCACCAGGCAGGCGGAAACTCTGGTGCTGGCCGGCCGCGAGGCGCTGCTCAATACCGAGCAGAACGTTCTCCTCGATGCCGTCGCCGCCTATGTCGACGTGGTGCGGGATTTGTCGATCGTCTCTCTTCGCAGCAACAATCTGAAGGTTCTGGGGGAGCAGCTGCGCGCGACCCAGGATCGCTTCTCGGTCGGCGAGGTGACCCGAACCGACGTCGCCCAGGGCGAGGCGCGGGTGTCGCGTGCAGTCTCGGCGCTCAGTCTCGCCGACGCCAATGTGAACTCCAGCCGCGCGATCTATGCCCGCGTAATCGGGCACCCGCCGGGCGCACTTGCCCAGCCGCCCGGCATCGGCAGGCTTCTGCCGCGCTCTCTCGACGAGGCGTTGAGCATCGGCGATACCGAGCACCCGGCGATCCTGACCGCCATGTATAACGAGCAAGCCGCCGCCTACGGGGTCGACGTGACCACCGGCGAGCTGTTGCCGACGGTCAGCGTCGATGCCGGCTACTCCAAGCACTACGACCCGGGCCTGACAACGATACGCAGCGAGAACTCCGCCATCACCGCCCGCCTCTCCGTGCCACTCTATCAGGCCGGCGAGGTTTCCTCGCGCGTCCGCGAATCCCTGGAGGTGCGCGCTCAAAGGCGGCTCGAGCTGGCCCTTACCCGCCGCGAGGTCCGCGCTGCGGTGATCTCCGCCTGGGGGCAGCTCGACGCGGCACAGGCGCAGATCCGCTCCGACCAGGCACAGGTCTCCGCCAACGAGGTGGCCCTGAACGGCGTCCGCGAGGAGGCCAAGGTCGGGCAGCGAACGGTGCTCGACGCGCTCGACGCCGAACAGGAGCTGCTCGATTCCCAAGTGGCGCTGGTCACCAGCCGGCGCAACTTCGTTGTCGCCTCCTATGCCCTGCTGTCGAGCATCGGCCGTTTCAGCGCCGAGAAGCTCGGCTTGGCGGTCGAAATCTACGACCCGATGGCGCACTACGAAGAGGTGCGCGGCAAATGGTTCGGCCTCGGCAGCTATTTTGACGAATAG
- a CDS encoding thioredoxin family protein produces the protein MVSTTTPRVELNWQAADFSLPGIDGKTHSLKELAGEKGTVVVFICNHCPYVKAISQRLVDAVEEMRDFGVELVAINSNDARAYPEDSFENMKRFASERGFNFPYLHDESQAVAKTYDAVCTPDFFGFDKDLKLKYRGRLDIGRKEPPPEGAPNDLVNAMGQIADHGQGPAEQFPSMGCSIKWKT, from the coding sequence ATGGTCTCGACCACGACGCCGCGGGTGGAACTGAATTGGCAGGCGGCGGACTTCTCGCTGCCCGGCATCGATGGAAAGACCCATAGTCTGAAGGAGTTGGCGGGCGAGAAGGGAACCGTCGTGGTCTTCATCTGCAACCATTGTCCTTACGTCAAGGCGATCAGCCAGCGTCTTGTCGACGCGGTCGAGGAGATGCGCGATTTCGGCGTCGAGCTCGTCGCCATCAATTCCAACGACGCGCGGGCCTATCCGGAAGATTCGTTTGAGAACATGAAGCGCTTCGCCTCGGAGCGCGGCTTCAACTTCCCATACCTGCACGATGAATCGCAAGCAGTGGCAAAGACTTACGACGCGGTGTGCACTCCCGACTTCTTCGGCTTCGACAAGGATCTGAAGCTCAAATATCGCGGCCGGCTCGACATCGGCCGCAAGGAACCGCCGCCGGAAGGCGCCCCCAACGACCTGGTTAACGCCATGGGTCAGATCGCCGATCACGGACAGGGGCCGGCCGAGCAGTTCCCCTCCATGGGCTGCTCCATCAAGTGGAAAACGTAA
- the glnA gene encoding type I glutamate--ammonia ligase encodes MADAKSVLKLMKDNEVKYVDLRFTDPRGKMQHVTADGSQVDEDLFADGYMFDGSSIAGWKEIHESDMMLMPDPETAHLDPFFAQSTLAIFCDVLEPQTGEPYNRDPRSTAKLAEAYLRASGIGDTINVGPEAEFFIFDDVRFSSDPYNTGFVLDSTELPTNMGTEYEAGNKGHRPRTKGGYFPVPPVDSAQDIRSEMLSVMTDMGVTVEKHHHEVAAAQHELGLKYSTLTRQGDGMQIYKYVVHQVSHAYGKTATFMPKPVFGDNGTGMHCHLSIWKGGKPVFAGNQYADLSENALHFIGGVLRHAKALNAFTNPTTNSYKRLVPGYEAPVLLAYSVRNRSAACRIPLASSPAGKRVEVRFPDPSANPYLAFTAMVMAGLDGIKNKISPGDPVDKNLYDLPPAELESIPTVCGSLREALGELDADRDFLKAGGVFDDDQIDAYMALKWDENARYEMAPHPVEFDLYYSV; translated from the coding sequence ATGGCCGATGCAAAGTCCGTCCTGAAATTAATGAAGGACAATGAGGTCAAATATGTCGATCTGCGCTTCACCGACCCGCGCGGCAAGATGCAGCATGTCACCGCGGACGGAAGTCAGGTCGACGAAGACCTGTTCGCCGATGGCTACATGTTCGACGGCTCGTCGATCGCCGGTTGGAAGGAGATCCACGAGTCCGACATGATGCTGATGCCGGACCCGGAAACCGCCCATTTGGACCCATTCTTCGCCCAGTCGACGCTGGCCATCTTCTGCGACGTTCTGGAGCCGCAGACCGGCGAGCCCTACAACCGCGATCCACGCTCCACGGCAAAATTGGCGGAGGCGTATCTGAGGGCGAGCGGCATCGGCGACACGATCAATGTCGGCCCAGAGGCCGAGTTTTTCATCTTCGACGATGTGCGCTTCTCATCCGATCCCTACAACACCGGCTTCGTCCTCGATTCAACCGAGCTGCCGACCAACATGGGCACCGAATATGAAGCCGGAAACAAGGGCCACCGGCCGCGTACCAAGGGCGGCTACTTCCCCGTGCCGCCGGTCGATTCGGCGCAGGACATCCGCTCCGAGATGCTCTCGGTTATGACCGACATGGGCGTGACGGTGGAAAAGCACCACCACGAGGTCGCCGCCGCGCAGCACGAGCTGGGGCTGAAATACAGCACGCTGACGCGCCAGGGCGACGGCATGCAGATCTACAAATATGTCGTCCACCAGGTCTCGCATGCCTACGGCAAGACGGCGACCTTCATGCCCAAGCCGGTGTTCGGCGACAACGGCACCGGCATGCACTGCCACCTGTCGATCTGGAAGGGCGGCAAGCCGGTCTTCGCCGGCAATCAATATGCCGACCTGTCGGAGAACGCGTTGCACTTCATCGGCGGCGTCCTGCGCCACGCCAAGGCGCTCAACGCCTTCACCAACCCGACCACCAATTCCTACAAGCGTCTGGTCCCCGGCTATGAGGCGCCGGTGCTGCTCGCCTATTCGGTGCGCAACCGCTCGGCCGCCTGCCGCATTCCGCTCGCCTCCTCGCCGGCCGGCAAGCGCGTCGAGGTACGCTTTCCCGACCCGTCGGCGAATCCCTATCTCGCTTTCACGGCGATGGTCATGGCCGGCCTCGACGGCATCAAGAACAAGATCAGTCCCGGCGATCCGGTCGACAAGAACCTGTACGACCTGCCGCCGGCGGAGCTCGAATCGATCCCGACCGTGTGCGGCAGTTTGCGCGAGGCGCTTGGTGAGCTCGACGCCGACCGTGATTTCCTCAAGGCCGGCGGCGTCTTCGACGACGACCAGATCGACGCCTATATGGCGCTGAAATGGGATGAAAACGCCCGCTACGAGATGGCCCCGCACCCGGTCGAGTTCGACCTGTATTACTCGGTCTGA
- a CDS encoding P-II family nitrogen regulator, with protein sequence MKKIEAIIKPFKLDEVKEALQEVGLQGITVTEAKGFGRQKGHTELYRGAEYVVDFLPKVKVEIVLPDDMVERAVEAIVTSAKTGRIGDGKIFISSVEEAIRIRTGESGNEAI encoded by the coding sequence ATGAAAAAAATCGAAGCAATTATCAAACCCTTCAAGCTCGACGAGGTCAAAGAGGCGCTCCAGGAAGTCGGCTTGCAGGGTATCACCGTCACCGAGGCAAAAGGTTTCGGCCGCCAGAAGGGTCACACCGAACTCTATCGCGGCGCCGAATATGTCGTCGATTTTTTGCCCAAGGTGAAGGTCGAGATCGTCTTGCCCGACGACATGGTCGAGCGGGCCGTGGAGGCGATCGTCACGTCGGCCAAGACCGGCCGGATCGGCGACGGCAAGATCTTCATCTCCAGCGTCGAGGAGGCGATCCGCATTCGCACCGGCGAAAGCGGCAACGAGGCGATCTGA